Genomic window (Fusarium oxysporum f. sp. lycopersici 4287 chromosome 11, whole genome shotgun sequence):
ACATGAGATAGGCGGTCCAGAAACCCTTGTACTTCTCCATGAAGGGGGTAGCGAGCAGTGAGAGGGCACCGACGTTGATGCACCAATAGAAGATCATGTAGATGCGCTGGTAGGTAATAGCAGGGTCGATGACAACGCGCTCGCCATTCTTCTCAGTTCGGATAGCCATTCTGCGTCGCTGGTACTGATCGGCGATGAGAGGCGCGATGTTGGACTTGATACCACCGGTTCCAAGACCAATAACGATGATAGCAACGATGTATCCAGCCTTTCCAGCACCATGCTCCATAGCAACAGGCAGTGATGTAGTccagaggatgatgagaccaaCCCAGTAGAAACCGCAGAAGACCAAGATAGTTCTGTACTTTCCGAGGTACTGATCGGCGATGATGGCACCGAGAATGGGAGTCACGTAGCAGAACCATtggaagaagaggttgagacCAGTAGCAGCCTGGTGGCCCATTCCAAGACCCTTGGCACCATCCGCGCCTGTCGGGCTGTTGGAGATGTAGTTCTGGAAAAGACCCTGAGCACCATAGTAGGTGAATCGTTCCGTCAACTCGACAACAGCGATGAGGAAAGCTGAAGCAGGGAGGTTCTCTCCTACACGTCGAAGAGTCGCCTTCTCATGATCGTTGGGCTCCTCGCCGTCGGGAGTAGTACCGAACTCAGGATCAGAAGCATAGTGTTGCTTGTCGAgagacttcttctcatcaatagAAGGGGCGATATAACCACCGGCGAGAtcagtcttcttctcggcgggCACGCGCTCACCTAACTCCTCGTGGAGCCTGCATTGCATGAGATTAGCAAGGGTACGAAATAAGCTTGAATAGAGTTTGCGACATACTCGGCGGCCAAATCCTCGTGATTCTGGGCCATGTTGCAGATGTCGATGAGACTCGATGAAAAAAAAGTTTTCACTGTCACGGATGCAACAAGGGACAAGGCGAggatgattgatgatgaaagggAGGAGAGGATGGGAGTAAACGAAGAGTAATAAAAATACCAAGATCTGGAGACGTTTAATAAATATTCTGTCATGGAAACACGGTCGACTCCATATTCTACGCCACGAGATGCCACACCTCGACCGAAGCCATGCCCGTTGCTGTAAAACATCCGACCATCAGAGAAAGGAACCTTTGTAACGGCCCGGATATGGGTATGGAGCATCAAGCAACGGGCAACAGACGGGGGCAAAAGGTGGCCAATGGCTATGACCGTGTGGCGTGCTCCGAGTCCTTCTGCAAAATTTCGAGAAACATGAGCCATGTCTAGAATGCCGAAGATCCGAGTCACCCCCTGTCTCGTACGAGCGACGGTGACACCTCAAGTGGAGGCTCCGGCCGTAAAGAAAAGCACCCCACAGAAACAGCCGGGCCTAGTGGCGCGAGGGAATTGTCCGGATTTGTGATCCAGTCTCTGCCAGAATTGTTGTGACTGTCATTATCGCGATGTCGCTCTCCGGACACGGCGAATCCGCTTGTATGACTCTTTTATGTATTACACGATAACGTTATATTTGTCGATATCCTAAAGCCAAGAGATTATCTTGTGTTAATCCATGTGATATTGAAGGATCAACAGAACTTCACCTATCACTAAAGATCGGCATAACCTCGCATCAAGCTTACCACAACGAGTAAAGTCCAATTTCTTGCAAACACCCACTGGCTAAATAAAAAGTTCCGCGGCAACTTCTCCCAAGCGCGTGGTAACGTAACAATCGCTGTGTCCGTCCGCGACTAATGTTTGAGAGAGGGAGAACCCTGAATCCACCCGCCACTGATAATACTGCAGTACGGACGGGCCAATCGACGAGGCAAAGGGCGCGATTCGGGAATGACGGCTGGCTATCTCAGGCACCGTCAGTAATCTTTACCCAAGAGGAAGGTCATTACTCAATCATTCAAGTCCTCCCCGCAAATCATCTGTGCAAGGTTTATCTCagacaagaagctcgtcCAAACAGCGTGCTACAAATTGTCATATGACGTACAACCTTCAAGTAAGAACGTGAGCCCATTCCCTTTACAGGAAACTCGACGAGTGAAATTAGGGTTATCTAGAGTGTCAGTTGATTTAATAATACCGTGATAATGTGCTAGCCAGCTTCTCGATACGGAATGATATGGTCTTTTGTGATATGGGCTATTGGCCTTGATGTCGCAGGATGCTCTTCAAAAGTTCATCAATCATGATGGGTCAGCGACCTGGtgcatcgcatcgcatctTATCTCCGGTCATTCCCAAGGCCAAGCCGGCAGCAGCCGCCATTTTCCCTTGGCGATTTCTTCCATTTTTTGTGCCGCATTTCGCCTCAGCTGATTCAATTGCCATCTTGTCTCCCGATGGTGCTATCACCACTTTCGCAACGTTGTGAAAGTCAGTACACCACTATTACCTAACATCAAGAGATCGTCGCGACGCCgcttatctcctaaccccATTCTCCATTCCTGCCAACTGCACCCCATGTTttcctcatctccatctccatttCTCAACGGAGAGAGGCCTGAGGCTAAAGCATGGGGTAACGGTTCACTCTGTGTCAAGAAAATCAAGGAAGGCGGCCGATTGCAACCCCCCATGTCTAGTAAGCTCAGAGACTGCATGAAAGCCAATCACGCCCCTCGCCGTATTTCCGTGAACGCGTTGTTTTTTCCTGGGGTTTCACGGGGTTCAGGTGGATGGTGGCGTGGGCTAGCATATTTTTGGTTGTTCAAGAGAGAGCCTCAACAAGCCTTGAAAAACCGTAAAACCGTATCTTGTTACCGAGGTGCCGAGGTTGGGAAAGAGTTTTAAGAATGAGATTATGGAGGGCGGGATCAAAAAAGTCAAAATAGACGCCTCCGAGGCTGACGAAAATTGTCGTATTCAGGGTAGGTTGGGTTGGTTGCAGATGGTACCTTGCGCCGAGTACAGTCAGCAATGGCGATGGCTCCCTTTTGGTCGTTTTTAGATTTTGCTCGATATCTTGCAGTAATCGTATCGCTGTAAATAGCATTTTTGGCGTTCGCGACGGTTACTTCGCAGCATCGGTTCAAAGTTTAGGGACGCCATACTCGTAACTCATTGACCGCACTCGCGAACCACAAACTTGATGAACATTTCGTTTCGTATCACGGCAAATTCCTGCAGTATTTCGGAAATTAGTGTATTAAAACGAAGATCAAAAATAGATATTTGTAGTTTTATCTTCAATTCAAGCCACGAGGTCAATTAAGACAAGTTCAGTACGTCTTTCAGCACACGCAACGCCCCAAAGAGCTCATTGTCATGATATCGCCTCGCCACCACCTGCAAACTGACAGGCGCACCCCCAAAATCACCCTCCTCCCACAAATCTCTTTCAAAAAACGCTTGATCTCTCAAAATCTGATAACGCATTGCCCGGTAGCTCAAAGCCCCCTAAATTACCGTCTCCTCGGTACATGAGTGCAAATCCCTGCCGTAAGGAGCTAGACCCCCCGAAACCGCCGGCCGTGTCGTGCGCACAAGCTGGCCCTACAAACGACGGGCCGATAATGACATCCACATCTTGGTCACTCCAGCTTTTGGCAAAAGCAAGCCGGAAATCGTCTCGCTCTTTGTGAACGGCTGTAAGATCTACGGCGGTGTGCATGCCCAGGGGCTCTGCGTCTCTGTAGATCCATTCTGTAAGAGGGTGAAGAGGTTCACCAGATGAGATTATGCCGTTTTTGGTGAGATGGCCGCCATCCGGCCAGTAGAGTCCTCGGACTTGGCTCCACGCTTTTTCCGCGCCTAAGACCTTGAACTCTTTTAATTCGATGAGATTGCAAAACTTGCTGTCGGATAGAACGTTCATGGCCCAGGAAATTGCCCTCTTCACCGGGGGTTGAGGCtcgatgaagccatcgttgCTGATGATGCCGACCTTGAGGCGCCGATTGAACCGTGTTTCAAGACCAGTCCACGGAATCGGGACGACGTTGGGATCCGAAAGATAAGGCGTTGAAGAAAGGACACATTTCATGAAAAGGTCCATGTCTCTCAAGGAGCGACACATAGGTCCCGTCGACAGAGGGATGTTCACCACGGCTGGAGGCGGATCACCTTTGATGTACCCCCTTGTCGGCAAGACATTCGATGTGGTTTTGAAGCCATAGATACCACAAAAGGCAGATGGGCCACGAATACTCCCACCAATGTCAGTCCCGATCCCCAAGATTGAGCCTTTCATCGCAATCAGCGCAGATTCACCTCCTGTCGAACCGCCAGCAGACAGATGAATGTTGAAAGGGTTCAGAACTCTTCCCCAGTGGGAATCACTCTCAAGATGCATCAGCGATTGAGGCTGATTGGTTTTGCAGTAAATGATGGCACCTTGGGCACGCAAGATTGACACGATGTCCGCATCTTGGTCATCGTCACTGATACTGATGAAATAACCCTGAGAGGAAGAGGTTCCAGCAACTTGGATGTGATCTTTGATGCTAATGGGTAAGCCATGTAAGGGGCCGACAGGATTCCCATGTGTCTCGAAATATGAATCAAGCTTTTGAGCTTGTTCGATGGCCTCGTCCATGAACCATTGTGTCAGGCAGCATGTCAGTTGATGCGCAATGATGGAGCGCTTGCAGAATGCCCGTGCAACGGCTATCGCAGTGTGATTTCGACTTGCAATTGCTTCAACAAGGccaacagcatcatagcCTTCAGTGATAATTATCTCCTCCGGCGATAAAATGCCACAGGTTGTTGGGATCGAGGAGACATCTGTTGGAGGGTTCTGTATAACCTCCAGAGGCAGCCGCAGCTCCTCCGGGACCTTCGCTGCAAATGCTTCAAGCAACGCagccctcttctcttcgaACTCGGGAGTGCCGAGAGGTACGGACTTGACCTGTACAACAGGAAGCCCTGGAACCATCTCGGTGGCCAAGGGTCTACATTCGAGGGACTTCAAGCTGTGGGTAGTGACACTTGAGAAGTCTTTGGAAGACCCTGATGGGAggactgaagaagaagaggcaaaaGTCATGGCCGAAGAATGTGTTTGTGTGACAGCAGATTTGCcaagaaagcatggcgagAAGGACAATGAGGAGGTGGTGCAGTTGTGATCATCCAGCTGATATATGTCAAGTCTTGGCCTAGGAGTTCTCGAACCTCGGGCTCCTTGGTCTTTGCTCGATGCCCTATTCTTCAGTTGTTTGCACCGCTGGTCGCCCAGCAAAGCAAACGCTCGGACCATGGGCCAAATGCAAACTCCAGTCGACAACTGTCTCGCAAGCTTGTCGTTGGCTCACGATACTATTCACTTCTGACCACCCAAACAACCCAATCCGACATAAATATCCTCAAAATTCCCATTGTTGACATCCAACTGTATCAAAGCGACAAACCTTggcttcaagaagcttcaggTGACTAGTTGGAATAATCTGTGAGACGTCCACCAACATGTCCCCAGGACCCTTTGCTTCGTGGAACAATCCTTAGCGGCGTTTCCATTGTTCTTCTAACTTcgaccaccaccaacagcagccaTGTCCGACATACGATACGTAGATTGCGCATCGGCCGGTGAACGCCGTATCGCACTGCGGTTGTTGCTGATTCCCCCGCCTTCTCCTGGTGACACAGGTGCGGGGGATGAGGATATAAGAGGTCACACAGAGCCCTGTACAACAGCACACGAATTGAACATTTCGCGACACCCTCCCCTCAGGCCCCCTACTGCTTCTACACTTCGATTGCCTTCGCCAGAACTGACCACGCTCATGATGGTGAACTTGGTGGTGAAAAACCCCATTCCTGGGACTATCCATCTTGTTGACCTCAATCGTAATCTGCGTGTTCGTCATGCAGGTGGTGGTGACGGCGACATCGTCCTTGACCCTGTGCCAAGTGACGACCCAGAGGATCCTCTCAATTGGACTCCTCGTCGCAAAATTCTTGCATTGATCTGTCAGAACCTGTGAGTCTGTTTCCTCTCAATTCGAGTGTCTTTTGTTGACTTGGAAAGGTACACCTGGTTCACGGGCATGTCTGCTGCCACTGTTTACTCAGTCCTCGTCCCGCTCGCACAGCAGTCTGGGGTCTCGATCAAGACGCTCAATGAGGGAACGGGCTATATGTACCTGCTCCTGGGCTGGGGCTTGTTGTTTTGGCAACCCTTCTCGCTGCGATATGGCAAGCGTTTGACCTACCTCCTCTCTGTGCTTGGAGCCATCGTAAGTCATTTCATACATTCATCACGAAACAGCTAACGAATATTATCAGGGCACAAGTGTTTGGAGGTAATACTTTCCAGTGATGCGATACTGGTGTGTGACCTCACTGACTGCTCGCAGCGCCTACGTCTCAAGCAACGGTGAATGGATCGCCAAATGCATCATCCAGGGCTTCTTCATCGCGCCCATCGAAGCCTTGCCTGAGATCTCCATCACTGACATCGTAAGTACAACCCACTAACCTCATGACCGACATGAGATTGACTCCTCCCAGTGCTTCACTCATCAACGCGGAACCTACATGGGCATCTACGCTCTCACCCTTGCCGGCAGCAATTACTTCGCGCCCGTCATATGCGGCTTCATCGCCGAgtatcaaggctggcaaTGGGTATTCTACTGGCCcgccatcttcctctcatTCGTCTTCGTggttctcttcttcttcatggaAGAAACCAATTACAATCGTACCGCTCGACACGCCGACCTTCTACAGATCAGTTCGTCCCGACCGAGCGATGAGAACAACAGCAAGGCTAAAGAAAAGGCTGCTGAGGGCGGAAGAGCTGAGGTCAGAGAGGCTGACGAAGCGAACATCCAACATGCCAAACCGAGAACGTTCTTGCAGAAGATGTCGCTTTGGCAACCTACGCCAAGTCAGAGTATGGCTCGTCACGCTGGACGCTCGCTTCAATACCTCGGTTGGCCTGTCATCTTTTTCGCTGGCTTTTCATATGGTTCATACCTCATCTGGTTCAACGTCCTCAACGCGACAGCGTCCATCATACTGTCTGGTCCCGGATATGGCTTCAGGCCTTCGATGGTCGGACTGAGCTACCTCTCCTGCTGCCTCGGTTCCATCGTCGCTGCCATTCTCGCCGGGCGATTGAGCGACTGGCTTACTATCAAACTTGCGCGTCGCAACAATGGTATCATGGAGGCTGAGCACCGTCTGTGGCCGCTGGCTACTTGCGTCATTGGCGTTCCGGCGTCCTTGATCCTTTGGGGCGTCGGCGCTCAGCACGGGGCTCACTGGTTCGGCCTCATTTTCGCCATGTGCACTTTGTCTGTAACGAGTGTCATGGGGCTGATCATCAGTATCAATTATCTGATTGATAGCTACTATGAACTGAGCGGTGATGCGATTGTTACGATTATTTTGGTTCGCAACACGATGTCTTTTGCCATTAGTTATGGGTAAGTTTCCGTCCGCTGGTGAGATCCGCAGCCACTAATGGCCAGCAGTATCACGCCTTGGATCACCAAGATGGGCTATCAGAATTGCTTCATCTCCGCTGCGTTTATCGCTTTGGCCGCTTGTTCTGTTTGCTTCGTCATGATCAAGTTCGGTAAATCGCTCCGACAACGAAGCGCGCCCCGGTATCACGAGTTGGTTGATGACGACAAGAGGGTCGCAGGAATTGCTACATGATGCAAGGTTTGGCGACACGGACAGTTGAATAACGAGAATTGGCCGTATATACGATTAGTCAATTATGTATAATTAGTATTGTCGTGAATAATGATTCGTATAATCTAGCTTCCCATGTCCGCGTCTCATGCCCGCTATGCAATCTTGATGTCAACCAATGCGTCCATTTAAACCATGGCGGCGGCAGCCAggacagcagcagcaagagctCCAACGCTGGCCCTGGCCCTGGCACCCATATTTCCAGAGTCGCCAGTCTCGCTGGCTGAAGCACCAGTCGCTGTGGAAGTCTTGTCACTGCTGCCGCCCTTTCCACCGCTACCACTACCGCTTCCGCTTCCGCTTCCACCACTGCCCGAGCCTCCAGAGCCAGCGCTTGACTTGACACCACTCTCGTTTCCAACACGAACGTTATTCACAGTCAGAGGCGATGGCTTGTCGCCACACTTCTGCGTTACTTGCACTTCAGGCTTATCCGAAGACTGGATGCCGCTGCTGGTAACATCCTGGAACTGGCCATTGTTGGTATACAGCGGTTCCTCATAGACGTTCTGCCCGTCAGCCTGGATCTGCAGTGTACAATCGGTCTTGTCGGCTCGTCGTCGGAGTTTCGCGCTGCTGGGCTCGCCGACGAGGATGGATGCGACAATGTAGATGAGCTCGTCCGTGTTCAActcatcgtcgctgtcgACTGCGACGCTGAAGGTTGCTTGGCCGTTGGCGGGGGCGTTCAATTTACTGGGGCGACAGTTAGTGGAGTTATGGAGGGGACAGGGAAGTTTTGGGGACTTACATAGCGGGCTTGCCGTCGACCTGGACAAGTTCAGCGTTTTCGCCAATTGTAGCGTTCTTGAGATCGACTTCGACTACGGTGCCGGTGCTTGTAGGAGCAGAGCTGAATGTAGCTGTCGCAGTGGCTGTGTCGGTCGAGTCCTCATCGTTGGTCTCGGACGCTGTAGCTGTCGCGTCGGCATCTGTGGCGGTAGCTTCAACTACTGTTAGCTTGCGTGTCTGCAAAGATCATTGGCATTCCTCTCACCATCTGCTGTCGCTGTGCCTTCAGCTGTTGAGgcatcctcgccatcatcgctCGCCGTCGCGGTGGGCTGCTCATCGCCTGAAGCTTGGGAAGCTTCATCTGACGGTTGAACAGCTGTTGGCTCTGGGCCATTTGTGGCAGATGGAACACTATCTACATCTGTCGGTTGTGCGTCTCCGTCACCGGCAGGATCTGAAGGTTGGTCTTGGGCAGGATTTGAGGGCTCAGCAGCGGGCGCTGATGGTTCTGGTTGAGCGATGGCTGAAGGTTCTGCGTCTTGATCAGGAATGACTGTTTGAGCCAGGCCGTTTACTGCCAAAAGGCCAAGGATGAGGCTGCCAGCGAAGCGCATGTCGACGGTTATTAGCGGGTGTAACTTGTACGTTTGTGTCGTGTTCAAGgtatcttcaacttcttgcAAATACTCAAATAGTATCGTGAGAGGTATGCAGAAAATGAAGATTTCAGCTCCAGCTGAAAGAAGCTTGTTTATTATACCTGAGCTAAGCTCCCTCCCTTGACATCTGAACCTTGCTGCTGGTTCAGGTGGTGGCATTGTCGGTGGCTTTGCTGGTCCAGACCTTGGGAACCCTGCAGCTGGGCTGTTAGGCCAGCCACTCAGGCGCCAGCTTTACCATCTGGGGGCTGTGTTTAGCGCTAGAAACAACTGTCGTGTACAGAAATAGCTTCACCTTCGTCAGTGCACAACGGGAGACCCGACGTGTCTCCAGCTCTATACGAGAGCTGTCAGCAATATAAACCAGTTGCCGTTCCACTTAAAATTCACGATGGACTCTTGAGTATTTATGATCATTTGTGCTTGAAGG
Coding sequences:
- a CDS encoding hypothetical protein (At least one base has a quality score < 10), with amino-acid sequence MTFASSSSVLPSGSSKDFSSVTTHSLKSLECRPLATEMVPGLPVVQVKSVPLGTPEFEEKRAALLEAFAAKVPEELRLPLEVIQNPPTDVSSIPTTCGILSPEEIIITEGYDAVGLVEAIASRNHTAIAVARAFCKRSIIAHQLTCCLTQWFMDEAIEQAQKLDSYFETHGNPVGPLHGLPISIKDHIQVAGTSSSQGYFISISDDDQDADIVSILRAQGAIIYCKTNQPQSLMHLESDSHWGRVLNPFNIHLSAGGSTGGESALIAMKGSILGIGTDIGGSIRGPSAFCGIYGFKTTSNVLPTRGYIKGDPPPAVVNIPLSTGPMCRSLRDMDLFMKCVLSSTPYLSDPNVVPIPWTGLETRFNRRLKVGIISNDGFIEPQPPVKRAISWAMNVLSDSKFCNLIELKEFKVLGAEKAWSQVRGLYWPDGGHLTKNGIISSGEPLHPLTEWIYRDAEPLGMHTAVDLTAVHKERDDFRLAFAKSWSDQDVDVIIGPSFVGPACAHDTAGGFGGSSSLRQGFALMYRGDGNLGGFELPGNALSDFERSSVF
- a CDS encoding POT family proton-dependent oligopeptide transporter, giving the protein MAHVSRNFAEGLGARHTVIAIGHLLPPSVARCLMLHTHIRAVTKVPFSDGRMFYSNGHGFGRGVASRGVEYGVDRVSMTEYLLNVSRSWYFYYSSFTPILSSLSSSIILALSLVASVTVKTFFSSSLIDICNMAQNHEDLAAELHEELGERVPAEKKTDLAGGYIAPSIDEKKSLDKQHYASDPEFGTTPDGEEPNDHEKATLRRVGENLPASAFLIAVVELTERFTYYGAQGLFQNYISNSPTGADGAKGLGMGHQAATGLNLFFQWFCYVTPILGAIIADQYLGKYRTILVFCGFYWVGLIILWTTSLPVAMEHGAGKAGYIVAIIVIGLGTGGIKSNIAPLIADQYQRRRMAIRTEKNGERVVIDPAITYQRIYMIFYWCINVGALSLLATPFMEKYKGFWTAYLMCFCMFNVGIVTLVLRRKTFVNRPPQGSVITDAFKALGMMIAARNTDAAKPSWREANGKTKAVPWNDHFVDELKRALRACKVFIFYPIFWVCYGQFSTNFVTQAGQMQGHGVPNDLMQNFDPISILVFTPLIEKVLYPILRRAGIELRPIARITIGFWLAALCLAYAAIVQHIIYSAGPCYEHPGECAAGQDGNTKLPNNVHIAIQTPAYIFIGISEIFISVTGLEYAYTKAPPSMKSFVQSIYLFTNAFGSAIAEALVSEAKDPNFLWLYTGVGISSFVTGCIFYAIFRHYDAQEDAMYDLDRDEPTLTHNGVEPKTVDHE